In a genomic window of Periophthalmus magnuspinnatus isolate fPerMag1 chromosome 3, fPerMag1.2.pri, whole genome shotgun sequence:
- the fgf7 gene encoding fibroblast growth factor 7, which produces MIMRKWMHTCQLQRVFSGLYLHVLFLLGSVRLGSGDCSPEQLAAIMNCSKHERHTRNYDYMEGGDVRIRQLFSRTQWFLSIDDGGNITGTQDPTNCYSILEIRTVSEGGILAIKGVKSQYYICMNKAGQLQAKRLYTDNCNFKEVFLENYFNAYSSVKWTKNGKQMFIALSQKGRPVRGKKTRRENVASHFIPMQCREEAGRID; this is translated from the exons ATGATAATGCGCAAATGGATGCACACATGTCAGCTCCAGCGCGTGTTTTCCGGCCTGTACCTCCATGTTCTGTTCCTTTTGGGCAGCGTGCGTCTGGGCTCTGGCGACTGTAGCCCCGAGCAACTGGCGGCCATCATGAACTGCTCCAAACACGAACGGCACACTCGTAACTACGACTACATGGAGGGCGGAGACGTGCGCATCCGACAGCTCTTCAGCCGGACGCAGTGGTTCCTCAGCATCGATGACGGCGGGAACATCACGGGGACGCAGGACCCCACCAACTGCTACA gtATACTGGAGATCAGGACGGTCTCGGAGGGAGGGATTCTGGCCATCAAAGGAGTCAAGAGTCAATATTATATCTGCATGAACAAGGCTGGACAGCTGCAAGCCAAG AGACTCTACACTGATAACTGCAACTTCAAGGAGGTCTTCTTAGAAAACTACTTCAACGCCTACTCCTCCGTGAAGTGGACTAAAAACGGCAAGCAGATGTTCATCGCCCTGTCTCAGAAGGGCCGTCCCGTGAGAGGGAAGAAAACCAGGAGGGAGAACGTCGCTTCTCATTTCATCCCAATGCAGTGTCGCGAGGAGGCGGGGCGGATAGACTGA